One genomic window of Arachis hypogaea cultivar Tifrunner chromosome 8, arahy.Tifrunner.gnm2.J5K5, whole genome shotgun sequence includes the following:
- the LOC112708483 gene encoding uncharacterized protein: MELECVKKMLEKGIERAAVVDGLPWKFIEHLCMNGLQIDLMEPGHVVCSMKITPRLLNSNNSFHGGAAALLVDMVGAAVIPSPMTSGVSVEINVSYFDAAYLHEEIEIDARLLRFGKAVAVVSVEFRKKKSGKIFAQGRHTKYLAVASKL; the protein is encoded by the exons ATGGAGTTAGAATGTGTGAAGAAGATGTTAGAGAAAGGAATCGAAAGAGCAGCAGTTGTAGATGGATTGCCATGGAAGTTCATAGAACATTTGTGTATGAATGGCCTCCAAATTGATCTCATGGAGCCTGGCCATGTGGTTTGTTCCATGAAGATAACGCCACGTTTACTC AATTCTAACAACTCTTTCCACGGTGGCGCCGCCGCTTTGCTGGTGGATATGGTGGGCGCAGCAGTAATTCCATCCCCCATGACTTCCGGAGTTTCTGTTGAGATCAATGTTTCATACTTTGATGCTGCCTATCTCCAT GAGGAGATTGAAATCGATGCAAGGCTTCTACGTTTTGGAAAGGCTGTAGCTGTTGTTAGTGTGgagtttagaaagaaaaagagtgGCAAAATTTTTGCTCAAGGTCGACACACCAAATATCTTGCCGTTGCCAGTAAGTTATGA